The Erythrobacter litoralis HTCC2594 nucleotide sequence GCCCAGACAGGGACCGGCAAGACCGCCGCATTCATGCTGCCCAGCATCGACCGGCTGCGCGAGGCCGACAACCAGACGCCGTTCAAATCCTGCCGCATGCTGGTGCTGGCGCCGACCCGCGAACTCGCCGGGCAGATAGCCCAGTCGGCCAAGGATTACGGCGCAATGGCGGGCCTCAAGGTTCACTCGATCGTCGGCGGTACGTCCGTCGGCAAGGATCGCAACAAGCTGCACCGCGGCACAGACATTCTCGTCGCGACCCCGGGCCGCCTGCTCGACCTGATCGACCAGAAGGCGTTCAAGCTGAACGCGGTCGAGATCCTCGTGCTCGACGAGGCCGACCAGATGCTCGATCTCGGATTCATTCATGCGCTGCGCCAGATCAACGATCTCGTACCGGCAGAGCGGCAGACGCTGTTCTTCAGTGCCACCATGCCAAAGCAGATTCAGGAACTCGTCGGCAAATATTGTCGCAACCCGGTCAAGGTCTCGGTCACACCGGCTGCCACTACCGCAGAGCGGATCGACCAGTATCTCTTCATGGTCCAACAGGACGAGAAGCAGGCCCTGATCGAGATGATTCTCAAAGGTCGTCATGCGGTCCCGGGCAAGCAGGAGCGAATCCTCGTCTTTACCCGGACCAAGCATGGTGCGGATCGGGTGGTGAAGAAGCTGCGCCAGGCCGGGATCGAGTCCAACGCGATTCACGGCAACAAGAGCCAGCCGCAGCGCCAGCGCGCGCTCGATGAATTCAAGCGCGCCAAGACCCCGATCCTGATCGCCACCGATGTCGCCGCGCGCGGGATTGATATCCCGGGCGTCAGCCATGTCATCAATTACGAGTTGCCCAACGTGCCGGAGCAGTACGTCCACCGCATCGGGCGGACGGCGCGTGCCGGCAAGGACGGGGTCGCGATTGCCTTCTGCGCCGAGGACGAGCGCGCTTACCTGAAGGATATCCAGAAGAACACCGACGCCGAATTCGATCGCTTGCCGCTGCCGGAAAATTTCCGCGCGGTGGTTGAAGGCGTCGGCCCGACCAAGCGCGAGC carries:
- a CDS encoding DEAD/DEAH box helicase; this encodes MTITTFDQLGLSQPVLQALDMKGYNEPTPIQAQAIPPVLEGRDLLGIAQTGTGKTAAFMLPSIDRLREADNQTPFKSCRMLVLAPTRELAGQIAQSAKDYGAMAGLKVHSIVGGTSVGKDRNKLHRGTDILVATPGRLLDLIDQKAFKLNAVEILVLDEADQMLDLGFIHALRQINDLVPAERQTLFFSATMPKQIQELVGKYCRNPVKVSVTPAATTAERIDQYLFMVQQDEKQALIEMILKGRHAVPGKQERILVFTRTKHGADRVVKKLRQAGIESNAIHGNKSQPQRQRALDEFKRAKTPILIATDVAARGIDIPGVSHVINYELPNVPEQYVHRIGRTARAGKDGVAIAFCAEDERAYLKDIQKNTDAEFDRLPLPENFRAVVEGVGPTKREQKQRGPRIKPKPKARKQGGTNRSKPQGGNPQSAGGPVENPVKKQGTSKQKHPARKGRPGGRPGGQRPQGAERAEQGGGGRPMRRKRIGGGGQRRG